One Littorina saxatilis isolate snail1 linkage group LG14, US_GU_Lsax_2.0, whole genome shotgun sequence genomic region harbors:
- the LOC138946577 gene encoding uncharacterized protein has product MYDSFFFEISRSCCTATMLCFCLCAVLVDPNLKESIITALIGQQNPSPPPQLHGADQASSIQCSGDQAPSCQSQSTGDQAPSSQCTGPHVWKDKEVELLLTLRHERQDKFLDSKNHILLWGDIVKQLRAAGCIVTTLQVINKYTNMKKQEEQTLDRWKEALDAESKTGAGRVSFKYKFEFDQVYGTKASTRPKVVVDCRKPLQPRAVGNPEVGEGAGKDDEGQGAGKDDKGQGAGKDDEGQGASKDDKGRGKGKGKRRSDQLQDQYMDIQGNMKSFHQDKMTRKEILREDAITKKITA; this is encoded by the exons ATGTATGACAGtttcttttttgaaatctcCCGAAGTTGTTGTACTGCAACaatgttatgtttttgtttgtgtgctgtACTTGTAGACCCCAACCTGAAAGAGAGTATCATCACGGCTCTCATTGGCCAGCAGAACCCGTCACCGCCACCACAGCTGCATGGTGCAG ACCAGGCATCCTCTATTCAGTGTTCTGGAGACCAGGCACCCTCTTGTCAATCTCAGTCTACTGGAGACCAGGCACCCTCTTCTCAGTGTACTGGGCCTCACGTGTGGAAGGACAAAGAAGTGGAGCTCCTCCTGACCTTAAGGCATGAAAGGCAGGACAAGTTTCTGGACAGTAAGAACCACATCCTATTGTGGGGTGACATTGTCAAGCAGCTGAGAGCTGCTGGCTGCATTGTTACAACGTTGCAAGTCAtcaacaaatacacaaacatgaaaaaacaagaagagcaaacgctcgatcga tggAAGGAAGCGCTGGATGCAGAAAGCAAGACGGGGGCAGGGAGGGTATCATTCAAGTATAAATTTGAATTTGACCAGGTTTACGGGACGAAGGCCAGCACACGGCCAAAGGTGGTGGTTGACTGCCGAAAACCACTTCAACCCCGTGCTGTTGGGAATCCGGAAGTTGGTGAGGGTGCTGGCAAAGATGACGAGGGTCAGGGTGCTGGCAAAGATGACAAGGGTCAGGGTGCTGGCAAAGATGACGAGGGTCAGGGTGCTAGCAAAGATGATAAGGGAAGGGGAAAGGGCAAGGGCAAGCGCCGTAGTGATCAGCTTCAAGATCAATATATGGATATTCAGGGAAACATGAAATcctttcaccaagacaaaatgACACGGAAAGAAATTTTGAGAGAGGATGCcattacaaaaaaaataacTGCTTGA